In Turicibacter sanguinis, a genomic segment contains:
- a CDS encoding PRK06851 family protein translates to MGASIKNYFTCANSSKGFCNFFDSNLQGLNNLYILKGGPGTGKSTLMKKIGAHFYDLGYDIEFIHCSSDADSLDGVIIPKLSVGIVDGTAPHVIEPTAPGAIEEYVNLGVAWDRQLLKPHTADILALKYQIGHCYDVLYQSYAEALGIHDEWESIYIAEMDFNKAPLLRQYICDTLLNFEKQDHTAVVKHRFFGASTPTGSTDYIQNLTEDLSKRYFIKGRPGTGKSTLLKQMAAHCEELGYDIEIYHCSFDPDSLDMLLIPSKGICFFDSTAPHEYFPNKPTDEIIDMYDALVTKGTDEKNEAALKEISNRYKQTIKKGTDALGLAKQFHDQLEQFYIDAVDFDIIEKIYVDLKTKIEELM, encoded by the coding sequence ATGGGAGCATCAATCAAAAACTATTTTACTTGCGCAAATAGTTCAAAAGGATTTTGTAATTTTTTTGATTCTAATTTACAAGGATTAAATAACTTGTATATTTTAAAAGGAGGTCCTGGAACAGGTAAATCAACTTTGATGAAAAAAATTGGGGCCCACTTTTATGATTTAGGGTATGATATTGAATTTATCCATTGTTCATCTGATGCAGATTCACTTGATGGGGTCATTATTCCTAAACTTTCTGTTGGAATTGTCGATGGAACTGCTCCACACGTTATTGAACCAACTGCCCCTGGTGCTATTGAAGAATACGTCAATTTAGGCGTTGCTTGGGACCGTCAACTATTAAAACCTCATACAGCTGATATTTTAGCTCTAAAATATCAAATTGGACACTGCTATGATGTTTTATACCAATCTTACGCCGAAGCATTAGGGATTCATGATGAATGGGAAAGCATCTACATAGCTGAAATGGATTTTAACAAAGCCCCTTTACTTAGACAATATATTTGTGACACCTTATTAAATTTTGAAAAACAAGATCATACCGCAGTGGTTAAACATCGATTTTTTGGAGCCTCTACTCCAACCGGATCAACTGACTATATTCAAAACTTAACTGAGGACTTAAGTAAACGCTACTTTATTAAAGGACGTCCTGGAACAGGAAAGTCAACCCTTCTAAAACAAATGGCAGCCCACTGTGAAGAACTAGGATATGATATTGAAATCTATCACTGTTCATTTGATCCAGACTCACTTGACATGCTATTAATCCCCTCTAAAGGTATCTGTTTCTTCGATTCAACAGCTCCTCACGAATACTTTCCAAACAAACCAACAGATGAAATCATCGATATGTACGATGCTCTGGTCACTAAAGGAACAGATGAAAAGAATGAAGCCGCTCTGAAAGAAATCTCAAATCGATATAAACAAACCATTAAAAAAGGAACGGATGCTTTAGGTCTTGCTAAACAATTTCATGATCAATTAGAACAATTTTATATTGATGCTGTTGATTTCGATATTATCGAAAAAATTTATGTTGACTTAAAAACAAAAATTGAAGAATTAATGTAA
- a CDS encoding M48 family metallopeptidase: protein MQITIKNKSIIFDIQYGKRKKMVLDITPEGHITLKVPQKTSEQAIHEFMNSNANLLLKVQEKIENRKYISNEKSYDKEEIFLYLGKGYHLNQLIPEIPESEKEIQKQLQQFYTTQTKKIIKKRVQHFEKIIGVKAKNVTVVDSPKTWGTCDSNKQLTFNYKLSMAPIEVIDYVVIHELCHIFHMNHDRSFWRKVGMYDVNFKQHQDYLSRFGIVMTI, encoded by the coding sequence ATGCAAATCACAATTAAGAACAAATCAATTATATTTGATATTCAATATGGAAAACGAAAAAAAATGGTGCTAGATATAACACCAGAGGGACATATCACCTTGAAGGTACCTCAAAAAACATCGGAACAAGCTATCCATGAATTTATGAATTCAAACGCTAATCTGTTACTAAAAGTTCAAGAAAAGATAGAGAATCGAAAATATATCTCAAACGAAAAATCCTACGATAAAGAAGAAATTTTCCTCTATCTTGGAAAAGGTTATCATCTTAATCAACTCATTCCAGAAATACCTGAGTCAGAGAAAGAAATTCAAAAGCAACTACAACAATTTTATACCACTCAAACGAAAAAGATCATAAAAAAACGTGTTCAACATTTTGAAAAAATCATTGGCGTCAAAGCTAAAAACGTCACTGTGGTAGACTCCCCTAAAACATGGGGAACTTGTGATTCTAACAAGCAACTTACATTCAACTATAAACTGTCTATGGCCCCAATTGAAGTGATTGATTACGTTGTTATTCACGAGCTATGTCATATTTTTCATATGAACCATGACCGCTCTTTCTGGCGTAAGGTTGGGATGTATGATGTGAACTTTAAACAACATCAAGACTATCTTTCAAGATTTGGAATCGTCATGACCATTTAA